In Streptomyces puniciscabiei, a single genomic region encodes these proteins:
- the glpK gene encoding glycerol kinase GlpK — MTDAHTAGPFIAAIDQGTTSSRCIVFDRDGRIVAVDQKEHEQIFPKPGWVEHNANEIWTNVQEVVAGAIAKAGITRDDIKAIGITNQRETTVLWDKNTGEPVYNALVWQDTRTDALCKELGRNVGQDRFRRETGLPLASYFSGPKARWLLDNVDGLKERAEAGDILFGTMDTWVIWNLTGGVNGGKHVTDVTNASRTLLMNLHTTEWDEKIAESIGVPLQILPEIRSSAEVYGEVTGGKLGDLLGGIPVASALGDQQAALFGQCCFSEGETKSTYGTGTFMVMNTGDKIINSYAGLLTTVGYKIGEQPTVYALEGSIAVTGSLVQWMRDQMGLISTAAEIETLALSVEDNGGAYFVPAFSGLFAPHWRSDARGVIAGLTRYVTKAHLARAVLEATAWQTREIADAMVKDSGDELVALKVDGGMTSNNLLMQTLADVLDAPVVRPMVAETTCLGAAYAAGLAVGFWSSTDELRANWRRAAEWTPQMDADTRDREYKNWLKAVDRTMGWIEDES, encoded by the coding sequence GTGACCGACGCCCACACCGCAGGCCCCTTCATCGCCGCGATCGACCAGGGCACGACCTCCAGCCGCTGCATCGTCTTCGACCGGGACGGCCGTATCGTCGCCGTCGACCAGAAGGAGCACGAGCAGATCTTCCCCAAGCCGGGCTGGGTCGAGCACAACGCCAACGAGATCTGGACCAACGTCCAGGAGGTCGTCGCCGGAGCCATCGCCAAGGCCGGCATCACCCGCGACGACATCAAGGCCATCGGCATCACCAACCAGCGCGAGACCACCGTGCTGTGGGACAAGAACACCGGTGAGCCCGTTTACAACGCCCTGGTCTGGCAGGACACCCGCACCGACGCCCTGTGCAAGGAGCTGGGCCGCAACGTCGGCCAGGACCGCTTCCGCCGCGAGACCGGCCTGCCGCTGGCCTCGTACTTCTCCGGGCCCAAGGCCCGCTGGCTGCTCGACAACGTCGACGGCCTGAAGGAGCGCGCCGAGGCCGGCGACATCCTCTTCGGCACCATGGACACCTGGGTCATCTGGAACCTGACCGGTGGTGTCAACGGCGGCAAGCACGTCACCGACGTCACCAACGCCTCCCGCACCCTCCTGATGAACCTGCACACCACGGAGTGGGACGAGAAGATCGCCGAGTCCATCGGCGTGCCGCTGCAGATCCTGCCGGAGATCCGCTCCTCCGCCGAGGTCTACGGCGAGGTCACCGGCGGCAAGCTGGGCGACCTGCTCGGCGGCATCCCGGTCGCCTCCGCGCTCGGCGACCAGCAGGCGGCCCTGTTCGGCCAGTGCTGCTTCTCCGAGGGCGAGACCAAGTCCACCTATGGCACCGGCACCTTCATGGTGATGAACACCGGTGACAAGATCATCAACTCCTACGCCGGTCTGCTGACCACGGTCGGTTACAAGATCGGCGAGCAGCCGACGGTCTACGCCCTCGAGGGCTCGATCGCCGTCACCGGCTCACTGGTGCAGTGGATGCGCGACCAGATGGGCCTGATCTCCACCGCCGCCGAGATCGAGACGCTCGCGCTCTCGGTCGAGGACAACGGCGGCGCCTACTTCGTGCCGGCCTTCTCCGGTCTGTTCGCCCCGCACTGGCGTTCCGACGCCCGCGGTGTGATCGCCGGTCTGACCCGGTACGTCACCAAGGCGCACCTCGCGCGCGCCGTCCTGGAGGCCACCGCCTGGCAGACCCGGGAGATCGCCGACGCCATGGTCAAGGACTCCGGCGACGAGCTGGTGGCCCTGAAGGTGGACGGCGGCATGACCTCCAACAACCTGCTGATGCAGACCCTCGCCGACGTCCTGGACGCACCGGTGGTGCGCCCGATGGTCGCCGAGACCACCTGCCTCGGCGCCGCCTACGCCGCCGGTCTCGCCGTCGGCTTCTGGTCCAGCACCGACGAACTGCGCGCCAACTGGCGCCGGGCCGCCGAATGGACCCCGCAGATGGACGCGGACACCCGCGACCGTGAGTACAAGAACTGGCTCAAGGCCGTCGACCGGACCATGGGCTGGATCGAGGACGAGAGCTGA
- a CDS encoding MIP/aquaporin family protein — translation MSSSDIFIGETIGTAILILLGGGVCAAVTLKASKARNAGWLAITFGWGFAVLTAVYISGPLSGAHLNPAVTVALAIKNSDWSNVPVYLAGQLLGAMIGATLVWVAYYGQFHAHLTDKEIVGGPGAQATAAKAVEAQEKGAGPVLGIFSTGPEIRNAAQNLATEIIGTVVLILAVLTQGLNDKGNGLGILGGLITSLVVVSIGLSLGGPTGYAINPARDLGPRIVHALLPLPNKGGSDWAYAWIPVVGPLVGGAIAAGIYNVAFA, via the coding sequence GTGTCCAGCTCCGACATCTTCATCGGCGAGACCATCGGTACCGCCATACTCATCCTGCTCGGCGGCGGCGTCTGCGCGGCCGTCACGCTGAAGGCCTCCAAGGCCCGTAACGCCGGTTGGCTCGCCATCACCTTCGGGTGGGGCTTCGCCGTGCTGACGGCCGTGTACATCTCCGGACCGCTGTCCGGGGCCCACCTCAACCCCGCCGTCACGGTGGCTCTCGCCATCAAGAACAGCGACTGGAGCAACGTCCCGGTCTACCTCGCCGGTCAGCTGCTCGGCGCGATGATCGGCGCGACTCTGGTGTGGGTCGCCTACTACGGCCAGTTCCACGCCCACCTCACCGACAAGGAGATCGTCGGCGGTCCGGGCGCGCAGGCCACCGCGGCCAAGGCGGTCGAGGCCCAGGAGAAGGGCGCGGGCCCGGTCCTCGGCATCTTCTCCACCGGTCCGGAGATCCGGAACGCGGCGCAGAACCTCGCCACGGAGATCATCGGCACGGTCGTGCTGATCCTCGCGGTCCTCACGCAGGGCCTGAACGACAAGGGCAACGGTCTGGGCATCCTCGGCGGACTGATCACCTCGCTCGTGGTGGTGTCGATCGGTCTCTCCCTCGGCGGCCCGACGGGCTACGCGATCAACCCGGCCCGTGACCTGGGCCCGCGCATCGTGCACGCCCTGCTGCCGCTGCCCAACAAGGGCGGCTCCGACTGGGCGTACGCCTGGATCCCGGTGGTCGGTCCGCTGGTCGGCGGCGCCATCGCCGCAGGCATATACAACGTCGCCTTCGCTTAG
- a CDS encoding IclR family transcriptional regulator translates to MARNIQSLERAAAMLRLLAGGERRLGLSDIASSLGLAKGTAHGILRTLQQEGFVEQDDASGRYQLGAELLRLGTTYLDVHELRARALVWTDDLARSSGESVYLGVLHQQGVLIVHHVFRPDDSRQVLEIGAMQPLHSTALGKVLSAYDPVAHSEALEADRKPFTDRTVCDWTDFEHLLDVTRARGYAADVEETWEGVASVAAPIHDRRRMPVGAVGITGAVERLCRDGELRPELIAAVRDCARAVSRDLGAGRF, encoded by the coding sequence ATGGCACGGAACATCCAGTCGCTCGAACGGGCGGCCGCGATGCTGCGGTTGCTCGCGGGCGGCGAGCGGCGGCTCGGCCTGTCGGACATCGCCTCGTCACTGGGCCTCGCCAAGGGCACCGCCCACGGCATTCTGCGCACCCTCCAGCAGGAGGGCTTCGTGGAGCAGGACGACGCCTCGGGGCGCTACCAGCTGGGCGCGGAGCTGCTGCGGCTGGGCACCACCTACCTGGACGTGCACGAGTTGCGGGCCAGGGCCCTGGTGTGGACCGACGACCTGGCCCGGTCCAGCGGGGAGAGCGTGTACCTGGGGGTCCTGCACCAGCAGGGCGTGCTGATCGTGCACCACGTCTTCCGGCCGGACGACAGCCGGCAGGTGCTGGAGATCGGCGCCATGCAGCCGCTGCACTCCACCGCGCTGGGCAAGGTGCTCTCGGCCTACGACCCGGTGGCGCACAGCGAGGCGCTGGAGGCCGACCGCAAGCCCTTCACCGACCGCACGGTGTGCGACTGGACGGACTTCGAGCACCTCCTCGACGTGACACGCGCGCGCGGGTACGCGGCCGACGTCGAGGAGACCTGGGAGGGCGTGGCGTCGGTCGCCGCGCCCATCCACGACCGGCGCCGCATGCCCGTGGGCGCCGTCGGCATCACCGGTGCCGTGGAGCGGCTGTGCCGGGACGGGGAGCTGCGTCCCGAGCTGATCGCGGCGGTGCGCGACTGTGCCCGCGCGGTGTCCAGGGACCTGGGCGCGGGACGGTTCTGA
- the metH gene encoding methionine synthase: MASLPPSPSADSRTRASALREALATRVVVADGAMGTMLQAQEPTLDDFQQLEGCNEILNLTRPDIVRSVHAAYFAVGVDCVETNTFGANHSALGEYDIAERVHELSEAGARVAREVADEFTAEDGRPRWVLGSMGPGTKLPTLGHAPYTTLRDAYQRNAEGLVTGGADALLVETTQDLLQTKAAVLGARRGLDALGLDLPVIVSVTVETTGTMLLGSEIGAALTALEPLGIDMIGLNCATGPAEMSEHLRYLARNARIPLSCMPNAGLPVLGKDGAHYPLTAPELADAQETFVREYGLSLVGGCCGTTPEHLRQVVERVQGLTPPARDPRPEPGAASLYQSVPFRQDTSYLAIGERTNANGSKKFREAMLQGRWDDCVEMAREQIREGAHMLDLCVDYVGRDGVADMEELAGRFATASTLPIVLDSTEVDVIRAGLEKLGGRAVINSVNYEDGAGPDSRFAKVTQLAREHGAALIALTIDEEGQARTPEKKVEIAERLIEDLTGNWGIREEDILIDTLTFTICTGQEESRKDGLATIEAIRELKRRHPDVQTTLGLSNISFGLNPAARILLNSVFLDECVKAGLDSAIVHASKILPIARFSEEEVATALDLIYDRRAEGYDPLQKLMQLFEGATAKSLKAGKAEELAALPLEERLKRRIIDGERNGLEADLDEALEDRPALDIVNETLLDGMKVVGDLFGSGQMQLPFVLQSAEVMKAAVAYLEPHMEKSDAEGKGTIVLATVRGDVHDIGKNLVDIILSNNGYNVVNLGIKQPVSAILEAAEEHRADVIGMSGLLVKSTVIMKENLEELNQRGLAARFPVILGGAALTRAYVEQDLHEIYEGEVRYARDAFEGLRLMDALIGVKRGVPGAKLPELRQRRVRTTAAVEVEERPEEGHVRSDVAVDNPVPNPPFWDTRVVKGIQLKEYASWLDEGALFKGQWGLKQARTGEGPTYEELVESEGRPRLRGLLDRLQTENLLEAAVVYGYFPCVSKDDDLIILDEHGNERTRFTFPRQRRGRRLCLADFFRPQESGETDVVGLQVVTVGSRIGEETAKLFEANAYRDYLELHGLSVQLAEALAEYWHARVRAELGFGGEDPADMEDMFALKYRGARFSLGYGACPDLEDRAKIAELLKPERIGVHLSEEFQLHPEQSTDAIVIHHPEAKYFNAR, from the coding sequence ATGGCCTCGTTGCCACCGTCCCCTTCCGCCGACAGCCGGACCCGTGCGTCCGCGCTCCGAGAGGCGCTCGCCACCCGCGTGGTGGTCGCCGACGGAGCCATGGGCACCATGCTCCAGGCCCAGGAACCCACTCTCGACGACTTCCAGCAGCTCGAGGGCTGCAACGAGATCCTCAACCTCACCCGCCCCGACATCGTCCGCTCCGTCCACGCGGCGTACTTCGCCGTGGGCGTCGACTGCGTCGAGACCAACACCTTCGGGGCCAACCACTCCGCCCTCGGCGAGTACGACATCGCCGAGCGCGTCCACGAGCTGTCCGAGGCCGGCGCCCGGGTGGCCCGCGAGGTCGCCGACGAGTTCACCGCCGAGGACGGCCGGCCGCGCTGGGTGCTGGGCTCCATGGGCCCCGGCACCAAGCTGCCCACCCTGGGCCACGCCCCCTACACCACCCTGCGCGACGCCTACCAGCGCAACGCGGAAGGCCTGGTCACCGGCGGCGCCGACGCACTGCTCGTGGAGACCACCCAGGACCTGCTGCAGACCAAGGCCGCCGTCCTCGGCGCCCGCCGCGGCCTGGACGCCCTCGGGCTGGACCTGCCGGTCATCGTCTCGGTGACCGTCGAGACCACCGGCACCATGCTCCTCGGCTCCGAGATCGGCGCCGCGCTCACCGCGCTGGAGCCGCTCGGCATCGACATGATCGGCCTGAACTGCGCCACCGGTCCGGCCGAGATGAGCGAGCACCTGCGCTACCTCGCCCGCAACGCCCGCATCCCGCTGTCCTGCATGCCCAACGCGGGCCTGCCCGTCCTCGGCAAGGACGGCGCCCACTACCCGCTGACGGCGCCCGAGCTGGCCGACGCCCAGGAGACCTTCGTCCGCGAGTACGGCCTGTCCCTGGTCGGCGGCTGCTGCGGTACGACGCCGGAGCACCTGCGTCAGGTCGTGGAGCGGGTCCAGGGCCTGACCCCGCCCGCGCGCGACCCGCGCCCGGAGCCCGGTGCCGCCTCGCTGTACCAGTCGGTGCCGTTCCGGCAGGACACGTCCTACCTGGCGATCGGTGAGCGGACGAACGCCAACGGCTCGAAGAAGTTCCGTGAGGCGATGCTTCAGGGCCGCTGGGACGACTGTGTGGAGATGGCGCGGGAGCAGATCCGCGAGGGTGCGCACATGCTCGACCTGTGCGTCGACTACGTCGGCCGGGACGGCGTGGCGGACATGGAGGAGCTGGCGGGTCGTTTCGCCACCGCCTCCACCTTGCCGATCGTGCTGGACTCCACCGAGGTGGATGTCATCCGGGCCGGGCTGGAGAAGCTGGGCGGCCGTGCGGTGATCAACTCGGTGAACTACGAGGACGGCGCCGGCCCGGACTCCCGGTTCGCGAAGGTCACCCAGCTGGCCCGGGAGCACGGCGCCGCACTGATCGCGCTGACGATCGACGAGGAGGGGCAGGCCCGTACCCCGGAGAAGAAGGTGGAGATCGCCGAGCGGCTGATCGAGGACCTGACCGGGAACTGGGGCATCCGTGAGGAGGACATCCTCATCGACACCCTGACCTTCACCATCTGCACCGGTCAGGAGGAGTCCCGCAAGGACGGCCTCGCCACCATCGAGGCGATCCGCGAACTGAAGCGGCGCCACCCGGATGTGCAGACCACCCTCGGCCTGTCGAACATCTCCTTCGGTCTGAACCCGGCCGCCCGGATCCTGCTGAACTCCGTCTTCCTGGACGAGTGCGTGAAGGCAGGCCTGGACTCGGCGATCGTGCACGCGTCGAAGATCCTGCCGATCGCCCGGTTCAGTGAGGAAGAGGTCGCCACGGCCCTGGACCTGATCTACGACCGCCGCGCCGAGGGTTACGACCCGCTGCAGAAGCTGATGCAGCTGTTCGAGGGTGCCACCGCGAAGTCGCTGAAGGCGGGCAAGGCCGAGGAGCTGGCCGCGCTGCCGTTGGAGGAGCGCCTGAAGCGGCGGATCATCGACGGTGAGCGCAACGGTCTGGAGGCCGATCTCGACGAGGCCCTGGAGGACCGGCCGGCCCTGGACATCGTCAACGAGACGCTGCTGGACGGCATGAAGGTCGTCGGTGACCTGTTCGGCTCGGGGCAGATGCAGCTGCCGTTCGTCCTGCAGTCCGCCGAGGTCATGAAGGCGGCCGTCGCCTACCTCGAACCGCACATGGAGAAGTCCGACGCCGAGGGCAAGGGCACCATCGTGCTGGCCACCGTGCGCGGCGACGTGCACGACATCGGCAAGAACCTCGTCGACATCATCCTGTCCAACAACGGCTACAACGTGGTCAACCTGGGGATCAAGCAGCCGGTCTCGGCGATCCTGGAGGCGGCCGAGGAGCACCGGGCCGACGTGATCGGCATGTCGGGGCTGCTGGTGAAGTCCACGGTGATCATGAAGGAGAACCTGGAGGAGCTCAACCAGCGCGGTCTCGCGGCCCGTTTCCCGGTCATCCTCGGCGGCGCGGCCCTGACCCGCGCCTATGTCGAGCAGGACCTGCACGAGATCTACGAGGGCGAGGTCCGCTACGCCCGTGACGCCTTCGAGGGCCTGCGCCTGATGGACGCCCTGATCGGCGTCAAGCGCGGCGTGCCGGGCGCCAAACTGCCCGAACTCCGCCAGCGCCGGGTCCGGACCACCGCCGCCGTCGAGGTCGAGGAACGCCCCGAGGAGGGGCACGTCCGTTCCGACGTCGCCGTCGACAACCCGGTGCCGAACCCGCCGTTCTGGGACACCCGCGTCGTCAAGGGCATCCAGCTCAAGGAGTACGCGAGCTGGCTCGACGAGGGCGCGCTGTTCAAGGGCCAGTGGGGACTCAAGCAGGCCCGCACCGGCGAGGGGCCGACGTACGAGGAACTGGTGGAGAGCGAGGGCCGTCCCCGGCTGCGCGGCCTGCTGGACCGGCTGCAGACGGAGAACCTGCTGGAGGCGGCCGTCGTCTACGGCTACTTCCCGTGCGTCTCCAAGGACGACGACCTGATCATCCTGGACGAGCACGGCAACGAGCGCACCCGGTTCACCTTCCCGCGCCAGCGCCGTGGCCGCCGCCTGTGCCTGGCCGACTTCTTCCGCCCGCAGGAGTCGGGGGAGACCGACGTCGTCGGCCTGCAGGTCGTCACCGTCGGCTCGCGCATCGGCGAGGAGACCGCGAAGCTCTTCGAGGCCAACGCCTACCGCGACTACCTCGAACTGCACGGCCTGTCCGTCCAGTTGGCGGAGGCGCTCGCCGAGTACTGGCACGCGCGCGTGCGCGCCGAACTCGGCTTCGGCGGTGAGGACCCGGCCGACATGGAGGACATGTTCGCCCTGAAGTACCGGGGTGCCCGCTTCTCCCTCGGCTACGGCGCCTGCCCCGACCTGGAGGACCGCGCCAAGATCGCCGAGCTGCTGAAGCCCGAGCGGATCGGCGTCCACCTGTCCGAGGAGTTCCAGCTGCACCCCGAACAGTCCACGGACGCGATCGTGATCCATCATCCGGAGGCGAAGTACTTCAACGCGCGGTGA
- a CDS encoding HAD family hydrolase, translated as MTSTVPALGTLTAEGSALQAVLLDMDGTLVDTEGFWWDVEVEVFAALGHTLDESWRHVVVGGPMTRSAGFLIEATGADITLAELTVLLNEGFEDRIDRALPLMPGAARLLAELHEHGIPTALVSASHRRIIDRVLSILGAHHFTLSVAGDEVSRTKPFPDPYLLAAAGLGARPDRCAVVEDTATGVAAAEAAGCRVVAVPSVAPITPAAGRTVVTSLEQVDLAFLRGLMTEMP; from the coding sequence ATGACCAGCACGGTTCCCGCGCTCGGAACCCTTACGGCCGAAGGCTCCGCCCTGCAGGCGGTGCTCCTCGACATGGACGGCACCCTGGTGGACACCGAGGGCTTCTGGTGGGACGTCGAGGTCGAGGTCTTCGCCGCCCTCGGCCACACCCTGGACGAGTCCTGGCGGCACGTGGTGGTGGGCGGGCCCATGACCCGCAGCGCCGGCTTCCTCATCGAGGCCACCGGCGCCGACATCACCCTCGCCGAACTCACCGTGCTGCTCAACGAGGGCTTCGAGGACCGCATCGACCGTGCCCTGCCGCTCATGCCGGGCGCCGCCCGCCTGCTCGCCGAACTCCACGAGCACGGCATCCCCACCGCCCTGGTCTCGGCCTCACACCGGCGCATCATCGACCGCGTGCTGAGCATCCTCGGCGCCCACCACTTCACCCTGTCCGTCGCCGGCGACGAGGTCTCGCGCACCAAGCCCTTCCCCGACCCGTACCTGCTCGCCGCGGCCGGGCTCGGCGCCCGGCCGGACAGATGCGCGGTGGTCGAGGACACCGCGACCGGTGTCGCCGCCGCCGAGGCCGCCGGCTGCCGGGTCGTCGCCGTACCCTCCGTCGCCCCCATCACCCCGGCCGCCGGACGCACCGTGGTGACCTCTCTGGAACAGGTCGACCTGGCATTTCTGCGCGGCCTGATGACGGAAATGCCCTAG
- a CDS encoding ABC transporter substrate-binding protein gives MNRKTLVLPAVAGLLTPVLAACGGSGSGSKGGDAIVVGTTDRFTTTSDAPAPLDPAYAYDVGTWNILRQTVQTLMAQPKGEGDPVPDAAESCSFTDSGSERYACKLRDGLKFAGGDPVTAQDVKYSIERALRIKSSSGVSSLLNTIDTIETQGDREVIFHLKTADATFPYKLSTPVAGIINPKDYQKDKLRDGFEVDGSGPYTFQADVSGNAITTATFTKNPNYKGSVKVNNDKVVLRSFTDADAMGAAIDKGDIDVMTRTMSPAQIQKLDAGSDDKVDLVDMPGLEIRYLAFNTDASSVKSKAVRQAMAQIVNRAEIVSKVYGTQAEPLYSLVPATVTGHSNSFFNKYGNPSVAKAKDLLTRAGITTPVKLTLHYTTDHYGSATKKEFEVLQKQLNDSGLFDASIQGHPWETFRPSEQKGQYDVYGMGWFPDFPDADNFLAPFLDKDNFLGSPYSNSTIQHTLIPESRREADRLNAGKSLTAIQDIVADDVPILPLWQGKQYVAARSDVTGVAYALNSSSTLQLWELGRGVSG, from the coding sequence ATGAACCGCAAGACTTTGGTGCTGCCGGCGGTGGCCGGCCTGCTCACCCCGGTTCTCGCCGCGTGCGGCGGATCCGGCAGCGGGAGCAAGGGCGGCGACGCCATCGTCGTCGGCACCACGGACCGGTTCACCACCACCAGCGACGCCCCGGCGCCCCTCGACCCGGCCTACGCCTACGACGTCGGCACCTGGAACATCCTGCGCCAGACCGTGCAGACGCTGATGGCCCAGCCCAAGGGCGAGGGCGACCCCGTGCCGGACGCCGCCGAGAGCTGCTCCTTCACCGACAGCGGCAGCGAGCGCTACGCCTGCAAGCTCCGCGACGGACTGAAGTTCGCCGGCGGCGACCCGGTGACCGCCCAGGACGTCAAGTACTCCATCGAGCGCGCCCTGCGCATCAAGTCCAGCAGCGGTGTCTCCTCCCTGCTGAACACCATCGACACCATCGAGACGCAGGGCGACCGCGAGGTCATCTTCCACCTGAAGACCGCCGACGCCACCTTCCCGTACAAGCTGTCCACCCCGGTCGCGGGCATCATCAACCCGAAGGACTACCAGAAGGACAAGCTGCGCGACGGCTTCGAGGTCGACGGCTCGGGCCCCTACACCTTCCAGGCCGACGTCAGCGGCAACGCGATCACCACCGCCACCTTCACCAAGAACCCCAACTACAAGGGGTCCGTGAAGGTGAACAACGACAAGGTCGTACTGCGCTCCTTCACCGACGCCGACGCCATGGGCGCCGCCATCGACAAGGGTGACATCGACGTCATGACCCGCACCATGTCGCCCGCGCAGATCCAGAAGCTGGACGCCGGCAGCGACGACAAGGTCGACCTGGTCGACATGCCGGGCCTGGAGATCCGCTACCTCGCCTTCAACACCGACGCCTCCAGCGTGAAGTCCAAGGCCGTACGCCAGGCCATGGCCCAGATCGTCAACCGCGCGGAGATCGTCTCCAAGGTCTACGGCACCCAGGCCGAGCCGCTGTACTCGCTCGTCCCCGCCACCGTCACCGGCCACTCCAACTCGTTCTTCAACAAGTACGGCAACCCCAGCGTCGCCAAGGCCAAGGACCTGCTGACCAGGGCCGGCATCACCACCCCGGTCAAGCTGACCCTGCACTACACCACCGACCACTACGGCTCCGCCACCAAGAAGGAGTTCGAGGTCCTGCAGAAGCAGCTCAACGACAGCGGCCTGTTCGACGCGTCCATCCAGGGCCACCCCTGGGAGACCTTCCGCCCCTCCGAGCAGAAGGGCCAGTACGACGTCTACGGCATGGGCTGGTTCCCCGACTTCCCGGACGCCGACAACTTCCTCGCGCCCTTCCTGGACAAGGACAACTTCCTCGGCTCGCCCTACTCCAACAGCACCATCCAGCACACCCTGATCCCGGAGTCCCGCCGCGAGGCCGACCGGCTCAACGCCGGCAAGAGTCTGACGGCGATCCAGGACATCGTCGCCGACGACGTTCCGATCCTCCCGCTGTGGCAGGGCAAGCAGTACGTCGCCGCACGAAGCGACGTCACGGGCGTCGCCTACGCCCTCAACTCCTCGTCTACGCTGCAGCTGTGGGAGCTCGGCCGCGGTGTGAGCGGCTGA
- a CDS encoding ABC transporter substrate-binding protein, with amino-acid sequence MNMRNQWPVLPIVAGLASGLLTGCGSGSGDSGGTGSSVVMGMSDDVLATDPASGYDPGSWLLFDNVFQSLLSFPKGQTEPQPELARQCTFTDSRATVYQCILKDGLKFSNGDPLTSKDVKFSFDRMLKINDPAGPAVMFPMLGSIDTPDAKTVVFHLKSSDATFPSKIASGAGSIVDHLQYDAGGLRTDHQAVGSGPYKLDSFDKDKAVFSVNGNYRGTAKVKNSGVTLKFFHGDRAALKKALLDGNVDIAYRGLSAADIAGLDQQEGKGVDVIEGSSAEVQHLVFNMNDPVAGKLGVRKAMAYLVDRDALIKNVYQGTATPLYSIIPAGIVGHNTAFFDTYGARPSQAKAAAALRAAGITGKVRLTLWSTPSRYGPATDEELKAIAGQLNASGLFDADVRSVAFDQYEKGIAAGKYGVYVKGWVPDYPDADNFTAPFFGKGNVLDSNYSNRTITGTLIPDTAAQSDRAATDKDFGRLQNIVATELPVLPVWQAKQYAVVRDGVYGLEYCLDASTVFRFWELSKS; translated from the coding sequence GTGAACATGCGCAACCAGTGGCCAGTCCTGCCCATCGTGGCGGGACTGGCCTCCGGCCTGTTGACCGGCTGCGGCTCGGGGAGCGGTGATTCCGGGGGTACCGGCTCCTCCGTGGTGATGGGGATGTCCGACGACGTCCTCGCCACGGACCCGGCCTCCGGCTACGACCCCGGCTCCTGGCTGTTGTTCGACAACGTCTTCCAGTCGCTGCTCAGCTTCCCCAAGGGCCAGACCGAACCCCAGCCGGAACTCGCCAGGCAATGCACCTTCACCGACTCCCGGGCCACCGTCTACCAGTGCATCCTCAAGGACGGCCTGAAGTTCAGCAACGGTGACCCGCTCACCTCGAAGGACGTCAAGTTCTCCTTCGACCGCATGCTGAAGATCAACGACCCCGCCGGGCCCGCGGTCATGTTCCCGATGCTCGGCAGCATCGACACCCCGGACGCGAAGACGGTCGTCTTCCACCTGAAGTCCTCCGACGCCACCTTCCCCAGCAAGATCGCCTCGGGCGCCGGCTCCATCGTCGACCACCTCCAGTACGACGCGGGCGGCCTGCGCACCGACCACCAGGCCGTCGGCTCCGGCCCCTACAAGCTCGACTCGTTCGACAAGGACAAGGCGGTCTTCTCCGTCAACGGCAACTACCGGGGCACCGCCAAGGTCAAGAACTCCGGCGTCACCCTGAAGTTCTTCCACGGCGACCGGGCCGCCCTGAAGAAGGCCCTCCTCGACGGCAACGTCGACATCGCCTACCGAGGTCTGTCCGCCGCCGACATCGCCGGACTCGACCAGCAGGAAGGCAAGGGCGTCGACGTCATCGAAGGCAGCAGCGCCGAAGTGCAGCACCTGGTCTTCAACATGAACGACCCGGTCGCCGGAAAACTCGGCGTCCGCAAGGCCATGGCCTACCTCGTCGACCGCGACGCCCTCATCAAGAACGTCTACCAGGGCACCGCCACCCCGCTGTACTCGATCATCCCGGCGGGCATCGTCGGCCACAACACGGCCTTCTTCGACACCTACGGCGCCCGCCCCTCACAGGCCAAGGCCGCCGCGGCACTGCGCGCCGCCGGCATCACCGGCAAGGTCAGGCTCACCCTGTGGTCCACGCCGTCGCGTTACGGCCCCGCCACCGACGAGGAGCTGAAGGCCATCGCCGGGCAGCTCAACGCCAGCGGCCTGTTCGACGCCGACGTCAGGTCGGTCGCCTTCGACCAGTACGAGAAGGGCATCGCGGCCGGCAAGTACGGCGTCTACGTCAAGGGCTGGGTCCCGGACTACCCGGACGCCGACAACTTCACGGCCCCCTTCTTCGGCAAGGGCAACGTGCTCGACAGCAACTACAGCAACCGCACCATCACCGGCACCCTCATCCCCGACACCGCCGCGCAGAGCGACCGGGCCGCCACCGACAAGGACTTCGGCAGGCTGCAGAACATCGTCGCCACCGAACTGCCCGTCCTGCCCGTCTGGCAGGCCAAGCAGTACGCGGTCGTCCGCGACGGCGTCTACGGCCTGGAGTACTGCCTGGACGCCTCCACGGTGTTCCGGTTCTGGGAACTCAGCAAGAGCTGA